The following are from one region of the Desulfonatronum thiosulfatophilum genome:
- a CDS encoding response regulator produces MHKDTILVVDDEPRFRFSIKFILSGHGFNVLEANNGADALDILTHTSSNHKRIDVLVTDIKMPRMDGIELIKIITKHPIDYGIIVMTAYGESETILRLKEIDVRNVIHKPFEAHHLIALINATLRGKP; encoded by the coding sequence ATGCATAAAGACACGATTCTTGTTGTTGATGACGAGCCCAGATTTCGATTTTCCATAAAGTTCATCTTGAGCGGTCATGGATTCAATGTGCTGGAGGCAAATAACGGCGCAGATGCATTGGATATCCTGACTCACACAAGCAGCAACCATAAAAGAATCGATGTTCTTGTCACCGACATCAAAATGCCCCGCATGGATGGAATTGAATTAATCAAAATTATCACGAAACATCCAATTGATTACGGGATCATCGTCATGACGGCTTATGGCGAAAGCGAAACGATTTTGCGTCTGAAGGAAATAGATGTTCGCAATGTGATTCACAAGCCATTTGAAGCTCATCATTTGATTGCCTTGATCAACGCGACATTGCGAGGAAAGCCATGA
- a CDS encoding sigma-54-dependent transcriptional regulator, translating into MDEQTSKHPVYIVDDDKALTRSFYLTLKSFGYRDVKTFDNGRQVLDLLPELEHGVLLLDLFMPDVSGEVILQQARDTNPGIQVVVVTGVDETDTAVRCIKSGAFDYLVKPVDADRLITTLRRAMSHALILQQNQRLSRKLLTGGLDRPDIFQDIITRNPKMTAIFSYLEVVATMSDPVLITGETGTGKDLLAQAVHRASGRTGAFISLNAAGLDDNVFADTLFGHVKGAFTDAREPRKGLIEQAENGTLFLDEIGDLSPSAQVKLLKLIQDHVYYSLGSDIPKASKARVIAATNRDLESSRKLGQFREDLFYRINTYRLHLPPLRERGEDVLLLVEHYLAEACIELRLAREHVSPRLADLLQTYNFPGNVRELRSLIYAAMAGGGMSVLEEKLAGLAGIALESCTNSVALPRPGIDDWQYPNPLPSLEQACSRLVDQALRTANGNQAKAAAMLGISRQALNKRIRKIASSR; encoded by the coding sequence ATGGATGAACAGACTTCAAAGCACCCGGTTTACATAGTCGACGACGACAAGGCTCTGACAAGAAGCTTTTACCTGACACTCAAGTCCTTCGGGTATCGCGACGTCAAAACCTTCGACAACGGGCGACAAGTCCTGGACCTACTTCCGGAACTGGAGCACGGAGTGCTTTTGCTGGACCTGTTCATGCCGGATGTTTCGGGAGAAGTGATTTTACAGCAGGCCCGGGATACGAACCCCGGAATCCAGGTGGTGGTGGTCACCGGAGTCGACGAAACCGATACCGCGGTCAGATGCATAAAGTCCGGAGCTTTCGACTACCTGGTCAAACCCGTGGACGCGGACAGGCTGATCACGACATTGCGCCGGGCCATGAGCCATGCCCTGATTTTACAGCAGAACCAGCGTCTCAGTCGAAAACTGCTCACAGGCGGACTGGATAGGCCTGACATCTTTCAAGACATTATCACCCGGAATCCGAAGATGACGGCTATCTTCAGCTATCTCGAGGTCGTCGCAACCATGTCTGATCCCGTGCTGATCACCGGAGAGACAGGCACCGGGAAGGACCTTCTGGCTCAGGCCGTTCACAGGGCAAGCGGCCGGACAGGCGCCTTCATCAGCCTGAATGCAGCCGGCCTGGACGACAATGTTTTCGCGGACACTCTTTTCGGTCACGTCAAGGGCGCTTTTACCGATGCCCGGGAACCCCGCAAAGGCTTGATCGAACAAGCGGAGAACGGGACATTGTTCCTGGATGAAATCGGCGACCTGAGTCCCTCTGCCCAGGTCAAACTGCTCAAGCTCATCCAGGACCATGTCTACTATTCTCTTGGTTCGGACATTCCCAAGGCAAGCAAAGCCAGAGTGATAGCAGCCACAAACCGGGACCTCGAGTCAAGCCGGAAGCTGGGACAGTTTCGGGAAGATCTTTTCTACAGGATCAACACATACCGACTGCACCTTCCTCCACTACGTGAACGTGGGGAGGATGTCCTTCTCCTGGTGGAACATTATCTTGCCGAGGCCTGTATCGAACTGCGCTTGGCGCGGGAACATGTCTCCCCGCGGTTGGCGGATTTGCTTCAAACCTATAATTTTCCGGGCAATGTCCGGGAATTGCGTTCCCTAATCTATGCCGCAATGGCAGGGGGCGGCATGTCTGTTCTGGAAGAAAAGCTCGCTGGACTCGCGGGCATTGCCTTGGAAAGCTGTACGAACTCGGTTGCGCTTCCAAGACCCGGTATTGATGATTGGCAATATCCAAATCCTCTTCCCAGTCTGGAACAGGCCTGTTCCAGACTGGTAGACCAAGCGCTGCGGACGGCGAACGGCAACCAGGCCAAAGCCGCGGCAATGCTCGGCATATCAAGACAAGCCCTGAACAAGCGAATCAGAAAGATCGCCTCATCCCGCTGA